In Saccopteryx bilineata isolate mSacBil1 unplaced genomic scaffold, mSacBil1_pri_phased_curated manual_scaffold_171, whole genome shotgun sequence, a single genomic region encodes these proteins:
- the LOC136318409 gene encoding LOW QUALITY PROTEIN: cis-aconitate decarboxylase-like (The sequence of the model RefSeq protein was modified relative to this genomic sequence to represent the inferred CDS: deleted 1 base in 1 codon) has translation MKDEHSLENYACRSNKPGVQRATWSDLKNSKNEGWGQDVGGESRLEVRTVAQSTDDEAWTSVTVEGMKWELGILCSLIAILLFQIYSSNISSTVWGRPTFRLPPTYAAFVNGVAIHSMDFDDTWHPATHPSGAVLPVLLALSEALPPSPKFSGLDLLLAFNVGIEVQGRLMNFSKEANDIPKRFHPPSVVGTLGSAAAASKILGLSTTKCQEALAIAVSHGGAPMANAATQTKPLYMGNAARHGIEAVLLAMLDLQGNKQVLDMQTGFGAFYANYSPEVLPNPDSYTWLLDQQDVAFKHFLAHLANHWVADTAASVRKHLLTDCATLPIDHIERIVLRIPDVQYVNRPFPDSEHEARHSFQYVACSMLLDGSITVPSFYKHQINRPQVRELLCKVELEHPWDNLPSFNTLYCEISVTLKDGATFMERSDTFNGHWREPLSQEDLQAKFRPSVSRMLPCDTVERLIEIVDNLEDLEDCSMLTTLLKEPSTPGMVQKSI, from the exons ATGAAGGATGAGCACAGCCTGGAGAACTATGCATGCAGAAGTAACAAACCAGGGGTGCAAAGAGCAACATGGTCAGATCTCAAAAACAGCA AGAATGAAGGGTGGGGGCAAGATGTAGGAGGAGAGAGTAGATTAGAAGTTAGGACAGTGGCACAGTCAACAGATGATGAGGCTTGGACTAGCGTGACAGTGGAAGGAATG AAATGGGAACTTGGCATATTATGCTCCCTGATTGCTATTCTTTTGTTCCAGATCTACAGTTCCAATATATCCAGCACTGTTTGGGGTCGGCCCACCTTCAGGCTCCCACCGACATATGCTGCTTTTGTTAACGGCGTGGCT ATTCACTCAATGGATTTTGATGACACGTGGCATCCTGCCACC CATCCTTCTGGAGCTGTCCTTCCTGTGCTCCTGGCTTTATCAGAAGCCCTACCTCCAAGTCCAAAGTTTTCTGGCCTTGACCTACTGCTTGCTTTCAATGTTGGGATTGAAGTGCAAGGCCGATTAATGAATTTCTCCAAGGAAGCCAATGACATACCAAAAAG ATTCCACCCTCCCTCAGTGGTGGGAACTTTGGGTAGTGCCGCTGCTGCATCCAAGATTTTAGGGCTCAGCACGACAAAGTGCCAAGAGGCGTTGGCTATTGCTGTTTCTCATGGCGGGGCACCCATGGCAAATGCTGCCACCCAGACCAAGCCTCTTTATATGGGCAATGCTGCCAGACATGGGATAGAAGCTGTTCTTCTGGCAATGCTGGATCTCCAAGGAAACAAGCAAGTCTTGGACATGCAGACAGGATTTGGGGCCTTCTATGCCAACTATTCCCCAGAAGTCCTTCCAAACCCAGATTCTTACACTTGGCTCCTGGACCAGCAGGATGTGGCTTTCAAGCATTTCCTTGCACATTTAGCCAACCACTGGGTGGCAGACACAGCTGCTTCTGTGAGAAAGCACCTTCTGACAGACTGTGCTACACTTCCCATTGACCACATTGAGAGAATTGTGCTCAGAATTCCAGATGTCCAGTACGTAAACCGGCCTTTCCCAGACTCGGAACATGAAGCCCGTCACTCCTTCCAGTATGTGGCCTGTTCCATGCTGCTTGATGGTAGCATCACTGTCCCATCATTCTACAAACACCAGATCAACAGGCCACAGGTGAGAGAGTTGCTTTGTAAGGTGGAGCTGGAGCACCCCTGGGACAACCTGCCAAGCTTCAACACACTATACTGTGAGATAAGTGTCACCCTCAAAGACGGAGCCACCTTCATGGAGCGCTCTGATACCTTCAACGGCCACTGGAGGGAGCCACTGAGCCAGGAGGACCTACAGGCCAAGTTCAGACCCAGTGTCTCCAGGATGCTGCCCTGTGATACAGTAGAAAGACTTATAGAGATAGTAGACAACCTGGAAGACCTAGAGGACTGTTCTATGTTAACCACACTTCTAAAAGAACCCTCTACACCAGGAATGGTTCAAAAATCTATCTAG